From Fulvivirga lutea:
GGTGTCCATCTAAACACAGACTGGGCAGTACCTTTTTCCCTGGCTGCGGCAAATTCAAAAGGGTCTGTTGATGAACGCTCAAACAAATCCAATAAGATTGTATCACCCTCGGCATCCAAGGCACGAATGTTCAATTCAATTTCAGTATTTACAATTACTCCAATACTGTCACCAATGATTGGCACACTGTTTAAACTGTTGATAAAAATATCTGGCGGTGCATTTGTTGGCGGACTCAGTAATATATCAATTTCCAATGTATCGATATTTGTTAACTGGCAATCGTCCAAATCTTCTACAAAGAATTCCAGCCTGAAAGAGTCCAGTTCAGCTTCATATTGGCATGGAATTTCCCAAAGGAACTTACTGGTAAGGCCAGGATTGCCGGAACCTTCCTTATTTTCGAATGATGCGCCCACATCTCCAAAATTGAAGTTGGCTCCTCTTCCAAAGAGGTTGATCTGATCATTATCATTATCCCTACCCCTAATATCTAAGTCTACAGTTTGGCCATAATTATAATTGAGTTTTAGGTAGGAATCTGCCGGTCGTTGCGATTCAAATACTCGTGGCTTGGTTTGATCAGGAAAATCAATATTGAGCGTCATGATTGTATTTCTTGGATCTTCATACAAACACTGATCTTCATCATCCAAACTCAATAAAATATCAAAGGCCTTTCTTATGCCTGTTGGGACTTCAACATCCCTACCTGCGGACAGATTAATATTATTTGCATTACAATCATAATTCCAGCTAAAAGTAGTAGTAACTTCTCTATCGCCAAATACGGGTTCAGTGAATGACATACCTACCTCTTCTAAATCAAAACCTAGTGGTGTTATTTCAAAAGTTACAGGGTCTTCTGCATCGTAACCGTTAATATCAAATGTCAGAGAACCATTAGCCTGAGAAATGACAGTCCTGTTGTATGAATTGATACGTGTCCCATTTCTGCTTTCTGCATAGTAGGCAGTAGTATTGGGCGGTGGCTCAATATTGAGGGTAACAATAACCGTATCTAATGCTGGTTGCGGACAAGCATCGTCTAATGCGATTATACCAATTTGGTAAGGTTTATTTCGCACATAAGGGCATTCTGGAAAGCAAATTTCAAAACGTGCAGTATCCAGTTCATTGACAATTGAAACGTTTTGAGAAACATCAATGGTTATTCCTTCAAGATCTGCATCAAAGTTGATAGGAATAGGCTGAATATTTACATCTTCAGAAACATCTCCACTTACTGGAATATCATTGACCAAAATTTCAATACAACGCTCTGCTGCTCCAAAAGGAAAAAACAGTTGAGTTCCTTCAGAATAAAAGCCACTCGCCCCTTTTTCTCTTGCTCTTACCACAGGTGGCTCGTTAATGCAATTGCTTACCACCAACATTTGAAAATCTCTGCGCATCACGCCTATCTGCTCACCATCTCTAAACTCTTTACACTCTACAGCAAAAACATATAAACCTGTTGATCTTGGTGTTAGTGTTAATAAACCTTTGTCAGAGATCGCCAAGTCGGGATCACCACCTACAATATTTTCTAAACTGAAACCTGGCTTCCAAATTACTTCCGGGTATGGGCCAGGGTTGGGCGTAACTGGAAGTGCATTTTGAGTATCAACAGTGCTGTAAGGCGTTACAAGCGAATATACTAATGAATCTCCATCGTCATCAATGCCGCCAAAATCAGCAAAATAAAAATTATCTACGCAGCCATAATCCCTTAATGGAGGAAATAATCGAGGTGTAGAATTTATGAATTGTTGGCCATCTCGTACGACAGGTGGAAATTCCAAATAGAACGTTTGACCAGCACTAGTACCTGCCCCTGCTGGGTTATCGCTGAAAATATTAGTGATTGTGTAATTTCTACAGCAGCGTTCCCAAGCAACATAATACCCTTCAGGGTCATCATATTCTTCCGCAGATAATGTTAATGGCGCAGTGTAAAATATTCTGGATGTCACCAATTGTCCATCGTCACACTCTACATTACTGTAGGGAACGAATACATCTTCAGTAACATTAAGTAAAATGCTCCGCATTTGAGCATTATCAGACTTTCTATAGATGTAGGCAGTAATCGAATTTTGGCGTGCACCAGGTGTGCCATTTAATTCATCAAAGTAGAGTACCATATTTAATTGGTAGTCGAAATCCTCGACATGCAACAATTCAAATTCGCCACCTACGATATGCGAAGCAAAAACAGTAAGTTTGCCGACCAATAGAAAAAACAGAAGTAGAAGTTTTCGCATAAGCTACCTTAAATATAGAAGTAAAGTCAAAGGTAAGTCTGATTAATTGCGAATTGATTGAAACATGAAGATAAAAAATAAAATTCTAAAAAGTATAACAATTGAGGGGTTAGCTGCTGAAGGAAAATGCTACGCTAAATGGGATGGACAAATCATTTTTATTGGCAATGTGGCTCCGGGGGATGTGTGCGACTTAAGAATTACAAAGAGAAAGAAGAGTTTTCTGCAGGCTGTTCCTACACATTTTCACTCTTATTCTGAGTTACGTAAAGAGCCATTTTGTGAGCATTTTGGTACGTGTGGTGGTTGTAAATGGCAGCACATTGGTTATGCTACTCAAACCAAGAGTAAGGAACAGCAGGTTGTAGATCAACTGCAACGGATTGGAAAAGTAGCGTATGACCAACTACATCCGATCATTGGGAGTGAAAAAACACAGTATTATCGTAATAAGCTTGAGTTCACTTTTTCGAATTCAAGATG
This genomic window contains:
- a CDS encoding T9SS type B sorting domain-containing protein — translated: MRKLLLLFFLLVGKLTVFASHIVGGEFELLHVEDFDYQLNMVLYFDELNGTPGARQNSITAYIYRKSDNAQMRSILLNVTEDVFVPYSNVECDDGQLVTSRIFYTAPLTLSAEEYDDPEGYYVAWERCCRNYTITNIFSDNPAGAGTSAGQTFYLEFPPVVRDGQQFINSTPRLFPPLRDYGCVDNFYFADFGGIDDDGDSLVYSLVTPYSTVDTQNALPVTPNPGPYPEVIWKPGFSLENIVGGDPDLAISDKGLLTLTPRSTGLYVFAVECKEFRDGEQIGVMRRDFQMLVVSNCINEPPVVRAREKGASGFYSEGTQLFFPFGAAERCIEILVNDIPVSGDVSEDVNIQPIPINFDADLEGITIDVSQNVSIVNELDTARFEICFPECPYVRNKPYQIGIIALDDACPQPALDTVIVTLNIEPPPNTTAYYAESRNGTRINSYNRTVISQANGSLTFDINGYDAEDPVTFEITPLGFDLEEVGMSFTEPVFGDREVTTTFSWNYDCNANNINLSAGRDVEVPTGIRKAFDILLSLDDEDQCLYEDPRNTIMTLNIDFPDQTKPRVFESQRPADSYLKLNYNYGQTVDLDIRGRDNDNDQINLFGRGANFNFGDVGASFENKEGSGNPGLTSKFLWEIPCQYEAELDSFRLEFFVEDLDDCQLTNIDTLEIDILLSPPTNAPPDIFINSLNSVPIIGDSIGVIVNTEIELNIRALDAEGDTILLDLFERSSTDPFEFAAAREKGTAQSVFRWTPDCTDLTGANLTRTIDLTFIARDLNCYNPQGISKDFTIHVIDQNAGETDILPPNLFTPNGDGLNEYFGMYNMNEATNELENILPIDNCAGQFEEVVIFNRWGRKVFSSTDRDFKWTGDGVPSGVYFYQINYTNREYRGSVSVMY